CCATCGCCCCCGCTTTCATTTGGGTCGTGATGTCACCCAGAACGCGGTCGTTCTCTCGCCAGGCATAGGGGGGCCAATTGGGTACGTCGTCACCGAAGTAGCTGTCAAAGCCGTGATCGTTCGGACCTCCCTTCACGGGTGCGGTAAAGTCGATCTGGTCGAGCTTCTCGGTTGCTCCGCCGCCTTGCTTTGGCCACTGCCAGCCAAGATGCCATTTTCCGATGCAGGCGGTGTCATATTCGTGCTCGCGGAACATCTCGGGCAAGGTGAGTCGCCGATCTTCGATGAGTGGCCGTTCCCACTTCCCCACGATTCCGCGTTTGAGTCGAGAGCGCCAGTTGTAACGGCCGGTCAAGACGCTGTATCGCGTGGGCGTGCACACGGCGGACGTCGAGTGCGCATCGGTGAACGACATTCCTTCTCGCACCAATTGATCAATCGCGGGTGTTTCCATCCCCAGCTTCTCGTTCAGAGCAGAGACCGAATCGATGCCCATGTCGTCCGCGAGGATCACGATCACGTTGGGACGAACGGGATCTGCGGCTGGCAGACCTGCCGTGAGCGACAGCCATGTCAGAAAGATGATGTATTTCATGAAGGTATTTCCTAGTATGCCTGGCTTGGTTTAACGGAAGATCCAGTAGAGGACGGCCATGATGGCGCCCAGGGCGAGGGACAGAAACTTATAGTTACCCAGACCGGGCCAGCCGGGGGCGCGCAGCGGCTGGAGGGGAGAGTTCCAGCACAGGGCTTGGCTGTCCGCCGGTACGGGTTTGCCGCTGAACAAAGTCAACACGACCTGGACGATGACGCAGTACACGAACAGGTAAAAGGCCATCATCATGAAGGGGATGTCCGCGAAGGGCGTATCTATCTCCAGCACGTTGATGGTGTAAATCGCGACTCCGGTAACCGCCCCAATCACCATGGTCCACTGAGCGGAAAAGGCGTTGGCGCGTTTCCAGAACACTCCCAGAGTGAACACGCAGGTCACCGGGGCGGCGATGTGGGCGATGATGTTGTTCAACGCATTGAAGATACTGGGAGCCTTGACCAGAACCGGTACGAGCAAAATCGCTACGACCAAGGCGACCGCCGCAGCTATCCGACCGACGAGAACCAGTTGATGATCCGAAGTGGTGGGACGGAAGCGTTTGAAGAGGTCGAAGGCGGTCAAGGTGGAGATGGAGTTCAGGGCGCCCGAAACAGTGGACATCAGCGCCGCAAGGAGCGCCGCGATGACGATGCCCTTGACTCCGACGGGTAGGAGTTGGGTGATCATGGCGGTGTAGATTCCCTTGGAGTCCACCACGCCGTTGCTGTCGGTCAGCGGGCTGAGATCCAGTTTGCCGGTCGAGGCGAGAGTGAAAGCGAGCAGACCGGGCAGGACAAAAATGAACACGGGAATGACTTTGATGAAGCCGGCGAAGAGCGGGCCGACTCGCGCGTGGTTCTCATCCTTCGCTCCGAGCACCCGCTGCACAATGGTCTGGTCGGCGCACCAATACCAGACACCCAACACCGGGTAGCCGAGCAGGATGGCGTACCACGGCATGCCGCTGGGATCGCCATGGGGTCGCAACATGGAGAGCTTGTCCGTGTTCCCGGAACTCTCCAGCGAGGCGACCATGGCCTCCCACCCGCCCATTATATCGTAGGCGATCCAGGTGATGATGGCAGCGCCGGCAATCAGGACGATGGTTTGGATGGCCTCGGTCAGGACGACGGCAAGCAGGCCACCAACGATGGTGTAGAGGGCGGTGAGCGACGCGATGACAATGATCGAGACATAAAGGTCCACGCCAAAGATATCACGGATGACGATGCCGCCCGTCAGGAATGAGAACCCGATGTGGATGACGACGGCGGAGACGAGCGAGAGAACCGCCAGCATGTCCCGGCAGCGGCGGTTGTAGCGCTTTTCGAGGAAGTCCGGCAGCGTTGCGACTCGTGATTTGATGTAGAAGGGTGCGAAGAAGAGCGAGAGCAGAATCAGAGTGAAGGCGGCCATCCATTCGAAATTGCCGTTCAGTAATCCGGTGTCGAATCCGGATTGGGCGAGAGAGACGAGGTGGACACAGGAGATGTTGGTGGCGAAGAGGGCCAAGCCGATCATGGGCCATCTCAAGGTGCCGCCCGCAAGGAAGTAATCGCGGCTCTCTCCGGAAGACGACCTTTTCTTCATCAAGTGGCCGGCGTAGAGCCCGAGGCCAACCACTCCGAGCAAGTAGACGACGATGATGATGGTATCGAGGGGAGCCATACCGCCGATGTCGCCTACGGAACCTTCGCTGACCTGGCCAGACGCGGCGTTCGCAACGACGAAAGTAATGGAGGGAATCGTGGTGCTGACTTGCATCTACTTAATGACAATGCGGGGGTCTTCGTGGACTCGCTTGCCCTGAACGAAGATGGGAAGCAGCGCGCCGGCGCCTTTGGTGATCGTGGCACTGGTGAGGTTTCCATCTTTCCACTGAATGTCGATGGTGTGACCGCCGCGGGCCCGGAGCCCGGTGACGCAGCCATCGGGCCATGCTTCGGGCAGAGCGGGAAGCAGATGGATCAAACCGTCGTGGGACTGGACTAACATCTCGGCCACTCCGGCGGTGGCGCCGAAGTTAGCTTCGATCTGGAAAAGGGGTCGATTTGTACCGAAGACCGAGTTGAAGCCATTGGTGAGGGTTTGAGTACGCAGGATTTCCTGGAGGTGATGCTCGGCCGTGTCGCCATCGCGCAGGCGAGCGTAAATGTTCACGGCCCAAGCACGCGACCAGCCAACGCCCACGGAGCCATGCTTTTCGCGGAAGTCAATCGATTTTTTGGCCGCAATAAGCAACTCGGGAGTTTTCTCTTGGGTGATGCTGATGCCCGGATGAAAACCGTAGAGGTGGCTGAGATGTCGATGCCCCGGATCGGCTTCGTCGCGCGGCCGGTCCCATTCCAACAACCGTCCATCCGGGCCGATGTGTTGACCACTGTCGAGCTTCGGCTGCGCGACTTCGATCTCCGCGATGAAGGAGTCTTCGATACCAAGTTCCCTGGCGGCAGCGAGAGTGTTGGTGAACACTTCGGCGATGATCTGCTGACCCATCGCGGCTTTAACGCAAGTGGCCGCGCGCTTGCCATCTTTGGTGAGGAAGCTGTTCTCGGGTGACGTCTCCGGATAGGAGATCAGCTTGCCATCTTTCTCGACCAGCCAGTCCAGATAGAACCGAGCCTGGCCGGAGAGCAGCGGGTAGCCGATCTCCTGGAGGAATGTCTTATCGCGTGTGTAGTCGTAGTGCGTCCAGACATGCTGGCACATCCAGCCGCCCCCGTGAATCCAACCGCCCCCATAGGCTCGAAAGGACTTCATCACGGTCTGCGCACGAAGGTCAGTGGCGTGGTGTGCCATCCAACCACGCATGCCGTATTGTTCCCTCGCCGTGACTGCGCCATTTCTTGCAAGATGCTGCATCCAACCGAAGACGGGTCGATGGGTCTCGCTAAGATTGGTCACATCCGCGGGCCAATAGTTCATCTGCAGATTGATGTTCAGGTGATAGTCACTGTTCCAGGGGGCCTCCATGCTTGGATTCCAAAGACCTTGCAAGTTGGCCGGGTTGCCGTTGGCGCGGGAGCAGGCGATCAGGAGGTAACGTCCATAATGGAACAGAAGAGCTTCCAGACCGGGGTCGCTGTTCTCTTCGCGCAAGCGGGCGAGACGTTCGTCCGTGGAGAGTTCCGCGAGTTCAGGTGGACACTCCAGATCGAGCCGGCAACGATCGTAAAGCTTTCTGTGATCCTCGGTATGGCGAACGCGGAGGGTGTCAAAGTTCTCTGCCAACGATTGACTGCCATCGGCGGTGAGATCGATCTTGCTGCCGCCAAAGTCCGTCCGCGCCATCAGTTGAAGGTAGACCGCCTCGGCTTCTCTAACCCGCAATCCATCATTGGCGATCCGGATCACGCCGCCAACTGCAACAGCATCGAGTTGAGCGGCAAAGCGCACGCCCTTCATTCCCTTCACTGGCTTGTCCTGTAGCTTGGCATTTTCCTGCGTGACTTGACCCGACATGATGAGAGACTTGGCGTCGTCCGCTTCGTAAGCCCTCACCTCATGAGTCACAACACCCTGATCCAGCGGCCGATCCAGTTGGATGTCAAAATTGAGTTTCTCCGTCCCCTCGGCGGTGAGCTTGATGAACAGGGCTTCGTCTGGGTTTGAGCAAAAGACCTCCTGCGTGAAGGTGGTCGCCCCGCGATGCCAAGTGGTGGTGGCAACGCCTGCTTTCAGATCGAGCTGGCGACGGTAATCGTGATGCGGTCTTCCGTCGTTCTTCCAGTCGAAATAAAGTTCGCCGAGAGTCTGGTGAGAACGGGTGACTCGACCGCGCGAAAAACGCTTGATCAGTTCCTGGTCAGCCTCTTGAAATTTGCCCTCGTCGATCAGCCTGCGCACCTCGGACAGATCAGCTGGCGTGCCGATCGACGATTTGACGTCCTTGAGTTCGCCTGCCCACATGGAGTCTTCGTTGAGCTGGATGCGTTCCCGATCAGGGTCTCCAAATACCATGGCTCCCATGCGACCGTTGCCCACCGGCAGCGCCTCGTTCCAGTCGCTAGCGGGCTGGCGGTACCAGAGCTGGTGGTGCGCGTGGAGGCTGCTGGTCGAAAGGCAGGCAAGTATAAAAAGGATGTACAGTCGGAGCATGTTGATAGCCAGTTGATGTAGAGGATATGGTTGGTGTGTCAGATCAGATCCGCGCCCATGCCAGGCTCCTGTGGGATTTGATAAACACCGTCATCGACACGGCAAGGATGCAGGAAGTGCTCGCTGAGGTGTGGGATGTGCTCGAGCAGAAGCGCCTCATGTCCGAGGGCGATGTGGTTAAAGAGCACCAGGTGCTGGTGGATCTGACCCATATCGCCCACGTGAGGAACGACGGGAATGCCGCGTTTGCGAGCCATCAACGAGACGGCGAGAAACTCGCTGACCCCGGCGACGCGGACGGCGTCCACCTGACAGAACCCGAGAGCCCCTAGCTGCAGGTAGTTCTTGAAGAGGATCCGGTTGGGAACGTGTTCGCCCGCAGCCACCTTCGTGTGCGGAGCATACGCCTTGGCAAGGGAGGCGTGGCCGAGGACATCGTCAGGATGAGTCGGCTCCTCGATCCAGAGGAGGTTGAAGTCTCGCGAACGCTCACCGAACTCGATGGCGCGGGGCATTGACCATTGTTGGTTGCAGTCCACCATGAGCGTGGCATCGCCGCCGGCGCAATCACGGACAATCGCCGTGCGTCGGAGGTCGCTCTCCATGTCGGGCGAGCCGACCTTGAGCTTCATCGCCGTGAATCCGGCGTCGACTGATTTTTGCACGTTTCGCCTGAGCTGTTCATCGGAGTAATTGAACCATCCGATCGAGGTGTCGTAGCCGGGGTAGCCGCGGTCGAGGATGGCATCGCGATCGCCACGCGTGGGCTGATGTTCCCGGATCAGCGCGAGGGCCTCATCGGGGCTCAGCTCGTCTTCGAGGTAGGAGAAGTCGATGGCGGCGACGATCGCTTCGGGTGAGAGATCGAGGAGGAGTTGCCAAAGCGGAACGTCCCGGCGCTTGGCCCATAGATCCCAGCACGCATTGGTCACCGAAGCGAGCGCGAGGTGGGCGACGCCCTTATGGGGACCGAGCCAGCGAAACTGCTGTTCGTTGGAGAGTTCACGTTGAAAGCTTCCGAAACCAGCCATGACCTCTTCGATGTCGCGGCCCTGCAGGCGGCGGGCCAGGAACGCTGCACCCTGACAGACGAGGTCGTTACCCTCTCCGAGCGTGAAGGCGAGGCCAGTACCGCGGATGCCGCAATCATCATCGAGCTGCGTGACGGCGTACGAGTAGCGTGGGTTCCGGTGGATGGCGTCCGATCCGGCTTCGGTGCCGATATCGAAACGGGCGTCGCGGGTGGTGATGCGCGAGATCATGGGCGGGGCGATTGATCCTCCCGCGCAGTTGGACGCGACGCGACGCGGTAGCCGAGTTCGGCGCCTCCGCTGACGTGCATGATGTGACCGGTGATGAAACGAGCTTCGTCGGACAGCAGGAACACCGAGGCATCGGCGATGACGTCGCCTTCAGGACAGTAGCCAAGGGCATGGATGTTATCGAGGTAGTCTTCGATTCCGGTCGGATCCGGTTGAGCGGCGGCCCATTTGTGCAGCATCGGAGTCCACGTTCCCGCCGGGCACACCGCGTTCACCCGGATTTGATAAGGCGCATAGTCCAGCGCCATCGATTTCGTCAGCGTATTCATGCCGCCCTTGCTTGCGGTGTAGGCAGCATGATTCTGCTGCCCGATCACGCCCACCAGGCTGGAGGTGTTGAGGATGCAGCCCTTCGACTTTTTGAGCGCAGCAAAACCGTACCGCGTGGTGTGAAAGACACTCTTGAGGTTGACGTCCACCACCGCATCCCACTCGCTCTCGCTGGTTTCGTGGAGCGGCTTGGCAGGCTCGGCGATCCCGGCGTTGTTGTGGATCGCGTCGAGCCGACCGAAATGGTCGATGACGTGCGCAACGGCGGCCTTGACTTGGTCGCCTTTGGAAACATCGCAGCTCAAGCCGCAGTGTCCCGCGCCGAGCTCCGCAGCCGCCTCCGCAGCTGCCTCACCGTGCCGGGCCAGGATCGCAAGCCTGGCACCTTCTTGAGCGTAGGCCGTCGCACATTCCCGACCGATCCCGGTGGAGCCGCCAGTAAGCAGAATAACTTTGTCGGAGAGCCGCATCGTCATGTTGCCGGTGATCTTCGCACTGCTGGTAGATTGTGAGGTTGCATTTCGATGATTAGTTTACCCGGTGGGAGTATCACGTGCTTGTGATTTATGCTGTCGGTAAATATTGCAACGATGATTGGGAGTCCCAATGTCCGATCTGATTTACAGGAGCG
This sequence is a window from Novipirellula artificiosorum. Protein-coding genes within it:
- a CDS encoding sodium:solute symporter — its product is MQVSTTIPSITFVVANAASGQVSEGSVGDIGGMAPLDTIIIVVYLLGVVGLGLYAGHLMKKRSSSGESRDYFLAGGTLRWPMIGLALFATNISCVHLVSLAQSGFDTGLLNGNFEWMAAFTLILLSLFFAPFYIKSRVATLPDFLEKRYNRRCRDMLAVLSLVSAVVIHIGFSFLTGGIVIRDIFGVDLYVSIIVIASLTALYTIVGGLLAVVLTEAIQTIVLIAGAAIITWIAYDIMGGWEAMVASLESSGNTDKLSMLRPHGDPSGMPWYAILLGYPVLGVWYWCADQTIVQRVLGAKDENHARVGPLFAGFIKVIPVFIFVLPGLLAFTLASTGKLDLSPLTDSNGVVDSKGIYTAMITQLLPVGVKGIVIAALLAALMSTVSGALNSISTLTAFDLFKRFRPTTSDHQLVLVGRIAAAVALVVAILLVPVLVKAPSIFNALNNIIAHIAAPVTCVFTLGVFWKRANAFSAQWTMVIGAVTGVAIYTINVLEIDTPFADIPFMMMAFYLFVYCVIVQVVLTLFSGKPVPADSQALCWNSPLQPLRAPGWPGLGNYKFLSLALGAIMAVLYWIFR
- a CDS encoding glycoside hydrolase family 95 protein, producing MLRLYILFILACLSTSSLHAHHQLWYRQPASDWNEALPVGNGRMGAMVFGDPDRERIQLNEDSMWAGELKDVKSSIGTPADLSEVRRLIDEGKFQEADQELIKRFSRGRVTRSHQTLGELYFDWKNDGRPHHDYRRQLDLKAGVATTTWHRGATTFTQEVFCSNPDEALFIKLTAEGTEKLNFDIQLDRPLDQGVVTHEVRAYEADDAKSLIMSGQVTQENAKLQDKPVKGMKGVRFAAQLDAVAVGGVIRIANDGLRVREAEAVYLQLMARTDFGGSKIDLTADGSQSLAENFDTLRVRHTEDHRKLYDRCRLDLECPPELAELSTDERLARLREENSDPGLEALLFHYGRYLLIACSRANGNPANLQGLWNPSMEAPWNSDYHLNINLQMNYWPADVTNLSETHRPVFGWMQHLARNGAVTAREQYGMRGWMAHHATDLRAQTVMKSFRAYGGGWIHGGGWMCQHVWTHYDYTRDKTFLQEIGYPLLSGQARFYLDWLVEKDGKLISYPETSPENSFLTKDGKRAATCVKAAMGQQIIAEVFTNTLAAARELGIEDSFIAEIEVAQPKLDSGQHIGPDGRLLEWDRPRDEADPGHRHLSHLYGFHPGISITQEKTPELLIAAKKSIDFREKHGSVGVGWSRAWAVNIYARLRDGDTAEHHLQEILRTQTLTNGFNSVFGTNRPLFQIEANFGATAGVAEMLVQSHDGLIHLLPALPEAWPDGCVTGLRARGGHTIDIQWKDGNLTSATITKGAGALLPIFVQGKRVHEDPRIVIK
- a CDS encoding enolase C-terminal domain-like protein is translated as MISRITTRDARFDIGTEAGSDAIHRNPRYSYAVTQLDDDCGIRGTGLAFTLGEGNDLVCQGAAFLARRLQGRDIEEVMAGFGSFQRELSNEQQFRWLGPHKGVAHLALASVTNACWDLWAKRRDVPLWQLLLDLSPEAIVAAIDFSYLEDELSPDEALALIREHQPTRGDRDAILDRGYPGYDTSIGWFNYSDEQLRRNVQKSVDAGFTAMKLKVGSPDMESDLRRTAIVRDCAGGDATLMVDCNQQWSMPRAIEFGERSRDFNLLWIEEPTHPDDVLGHASLAKAYAPHTKVAAGEHVPNRILFKNYLQLGALGFCQVDAVRVAGVSEFLAVSLMARKRGIPVVPHVGDMGQIHQHLVLFNHIALGHEALLLEHIPHLSEHFLHPCRVDDGVYQIPQEPGMGADLI
- a CDS encoding SDR family NAD(P)-dependent oxidoreductase, encoding MTMRLSDKVILLTGGSTGIGRECATAYAQEGARLAILARHGEAAAEAAAELGAGHCGLSCDVSKGDQVKAAVAHVIDHFGRLDAIHNNAGIAEPAKPLHETSESEWDAVVDVNLKSVFHTTRYGFAALKKSKGCILNTSSLVGVIGQQNHAAYTASKGGMNTLTKSMALDYAPYQIRVNAVCPAGTWTPMLHKWAAAQPDPTGIEDYLDNIHALGYCPEGDVIADASVFLLSDEARFITGHIMHVSGGAELGYRVASRPTAREDQSPRP